A genome region from Tolypothrix sp. PCC 7712 includes the following:
- a CDS encoding ROK family protein: protein MVDDNGSIRTLSVDIGGSGVKTMVLDITGHPLTERARLETPQPAKPDTVINAIVVLAASQGEYHRVSVGFPGVVRYGVTETAVNLDRDWIGFDLQTALSQQLHKPVRVINDADMQGLGAIAGKGLELVITLGTGFGSALFIDGKLVPNMEMGHHQFRKGETYEEQLGRAALENIGEKKWNRRLEKAIASLQHLFNYDCLYIGGGEAVKVNLQLPLNVKLIPNITGLLGGIALWRN from the coding sequence ATGGTTGATGATAACGGCTCAATTCGCACTCTATCAGTTGATATTGGTGGTAGCGGTGTGAAGACAATGGTACTGGATATTACAGGACATCCTTTAACAGAGAGAGCACGTTTAGAGACACCGCAACCTGCGAAACCGGACACTGTAATTAATGCGATTGTCGTTTTAGCCGCCTCTCAAGGTGAATATCATCGGGTTTCTGTGGGCTTTCCGGGTGTAGTGCGCTATGGAGTGACGGAAACAGCAGTAAATTTAGATCGCGATTGGATTGGGTTTGATTTACAAACAGCCTTGTCACAACAGTTACATAAGCCTGTCAGGGTAATTAATGACGCAGATATGCAAGGGCTAGGGGCGATCGCAGGTAAAGGCTTAGAATTGGTAATTACCTTGGGTACAGGCTTTGGTTCGGCGTTATTTATCGATGGCAAACTCGTACCAAATATGGAAATGGGACATCATCAGTTCCGTAAAGGCGAGACTTACGAAGAACAGCTTGGGCGGGCGGCGTTAGAAAACATTGGTGAGAAAAAATGGAATCGGCGTTTAGAAAAGGCGATCGCATCTTTGCAACATCTGTTTAATTATGATTGCCTCTACATCGGCGGCGGTGAAGCTGTGAAAGTAAATCTCCAGCTACCCTTAAATGTCAAACTCATCCCTAATATCACCGGTTTATTAGGTGGAATAGCTTTGTGGCGAAATTAA
- a CDS encoding type II toxin-antitoxin system VapC family toxin: MSFLLDTHILLWFLENDSKLSNQVREVITNPKNLIFVSAISAWEISIKQSLGKLIVPSNLEEALRFSRFEVLSMTLVHGIKVADLPMHHRDPFDRMLIAQALVEGLTIITVDQKFKFYDVPLYNGDFG; encoded by the coding sequence ATGAGTTTTCTGTTAGATACTCATATTTTGTTATGGTTTTTAGAAAATGATTCTAAGCTTTCCAATCAGGTACGAGAGGTAATTACTAATCCTAAGAATTTAATTTTTGTCAGTGCAATTAGTGCTTGGGAGATTTCGATTAAACAATCTTTAGGAAAGTTAATTGTTCCTAGTAATTTGGAGGAGGCTTTGCGCTTTAGTCGGTTTGAAGTTTTGTCTATGACATTAGTACATGGAATCAAGGTAGCTGATTTGCCAATGCATCATAGAGATCCTTTTGATAGGATGTTAATTGCTCAGGCTTTGGTAGAAGGTTTAACGATAATAACAGTAGACCAAAAGTTTAAATTTTATGATGTGCCATTATATAATGGCGATTTTGGGTAG
- a CDS encoding creatininase family protein, which yields MHSFIPPERFFPYLSWTDIEAMSDKENVVIIQPVGAIEQHGPHLPLIVDAAIGMGVLGKALTKLDSSIPAYALPSLYYGKSNEHWHFPGTITLSTETLTATIMELGDSIYRAGFRKLVLMNSHGGQPQVMQMAARDLHVKYGDLAVFPLFTWRVPHITKELLTPKEAAQGMHAGDAETSLMLALLPEQVKLDKAVAEYPPAQPKDSLLSWEGKLPVAWVTKDISKSGVIGDATTATKEKGDRILESVSDGWVQVIREIYHFRPPQS from the coding sequence ATGCATAGTTTTATTCCCCCAGAACGGTTTTTTCCCTACCTCAGTTGGACTGACATTGAGGCGATGTCAGATAAGGAAAATGTGGTAATTATTCAACCAGTAGGGGCTATTGAACAACATGGCCCTCATCTACCGTTAATTGTCGATGCGGCGATTGGTATGGGGGTGCTGGGAAAGGCGCTAACAAAGCTTGACTCTAGTATTCCTGCTTATGCTTTACCTAGTCTTTATTACGGTAAATCTAATGAACACTGGCACTTTCCGGGGACAATTACCCTGAGTACGGAAACCCTGACAGCTACAATTATGGAATTAGGCGACAGTATTTACCGTGCTGGGTTTAGAAAATTAGTGTTGATGAACTCCCACGGGGGACAGCCGCAGGTGATGCAAATGGCTGCGCGGGATTTACACGTGAAGTATGGAGACTTGGCTGTATTTCCGTTATTTACTTGGCGTGTGCCTCATATTACTAAAGAATTACTGACTCCGAAGGAAGCCGCGCAAGGTATGCACGCCGGAGATGCTGAAACTAGCCTGATGTTGGCACTTTTACCAGAACAGGTGAAGCTAGACAAAGCCGTTGCTGAGTATCCACCAGCACAGCCAAAAGATAGTTTGCTCAGTTGGGAAGGGAAGCTACCTGTGGCTTGGGTAACGAAAGATATCAGTAAAAGTGGTGTGATTGGTGATGCGACAACAGCAACTAAAGAAAAAGGCGATCGCATTCTCGAATCTGTTTCTGATGGTTGGGTGCAAGTTATTCGCGAAATTTATCACTTTCGTCCACCCCAGAGTTAA
- a CDS encoding ArsR/SmtB family transcription factor — MRFLYHPDRKDISLAGVLYALGDPVRLEIVRLLATQGQQCCAGFDFAIAKSTMSNHFKILRESGVVLTHKEGTQHINRLRREDLEALFPGLLDAVLRSAQPLNICASANKQTASKVS, encoded by the coding sequence ATGAGATTTTTGTATCATCCAGATCGAAAAGATATTTCGTTAGCGGGAGTGTTATATGCCTTGGGCGATCCAGTGCGGCTAGAGATTGTGCGCTTGTTAGCAACGCAGGGACAGCAATGCTGTGCGGGGTTTGATTTTGCGATCGCCAAATCGACAATGTCAAATCACTTCAAAATTTTACGGGAGTCGGGAGTTGTATTAACTCATAAAGAAGGAACCCAGCACATCAACAGGTTGCGGCGTGAGGATTTAGAAGCGTTGTTTCCGGGATTGCTAGATGCAGTATTGCGATCGGCGCAACCATTAAATATTTGCGCCTCAGCTAATAAACAAACAGCCTCAAAAGTCTCCTAG
- the trxA gene encoding thioredoxin — MSSITNVTEATFKQEVLESQVPVLVDFWAPWCGPCRMVAPVVDELATEYDGQVKVVKLNTDQNPTVASHYGIRSIPTLMVFKAGRQVDTVVGAVPKTTLTKTLSQHIS; from the coding sequence ATGTCATCCATTACGAATGTCACGGAAGCTACCTTTAAGCAAGAAGTCCTAGAAAGCCAAGTTCCGGTATTAGTTGACTTTTGGGCACCTTGGTGCGGGCCTTGCAGAATGGTTGCTCCCGTTGTAGACGAGTTAGCTACCGAATACGACGGACAGGTGAAAGTGGTGAAACTGAACACAGATCAAAATCCCACCGTTGCCAGCCATTACGGAATTCGTAGTATACCTACACTCATGGTATTCAAGGCAGGCCGACAAGTCGATACGGTCGTGGGTGCCGTGCCTAAAACCACTTTAACCAAGACTCTATCACAGCATATTTCCTAA
- a CDS encoding MFS transporter produces MSLISYLARRSVHYGWFVAGLTFLALLVAAGIRSAPGVLIVPLEQEFGWSRATISLAISLNLVLYGLIGPFAATFMERIGVRRTMVLALTAIAIGVGLTTFMSTSWQLVLLWGIIVGSGSGAIALVLGAVVVNRWFSERRGLVLGVLTASTATGQLIFLPILASLIERFGWRAASVSLAGIALVITPAIALFMRDRPAEIGLRPFGDRSNTEEVLPPKVNSIASTLRKLWQGAKSLDFWLLFGSFFICGASTNGLIGTHLIPACIDHGIPEVKAAGLLAIMGIFDFCGTTISGWWSDKYNNRYLLCWYYGLRGLSLIFLPFSFNFSFYGLSVFAVFYGLDWIATVPPTVRLVSNIFGKENVGVMFGWIVAGHQLGAATAAFGAGMLRTLLGSYFHAFILSGVLCLIAAVLVLRIGQHPTKNNSVLLMENIN; encoded by the coding sequence ATGTCTTTAATCTCATACTTAGCGCGTCGTTCGGTGCACTATGGCTGGTTTGTTGCGGGTTTAACATTTTTAGCTTTGTTAGTAGCCGCAGGAATTCGTTCTGCACCAGGAGTTTTGATCGTACCTTTGGAGCAGGAATTTGGCTGGAGTAGAGCTACTATATCTTTGGCAATTTCCCTCAACTTAGTACTCTATGGACTGATTGGCCCTTTTGCTGCCACATTCATGGAGCGTATAGGGGTTCGCCGGACAATGGTATTGGCACTAACTGCGATCGCAATTGGTGTTGGCTTAACCACTTTCATGTCAACTTCTTGGCAATTAGTTTTGCTGTGGGGAATTATTGTTGGTAGTGGTAGCGGTGCGATCGCATTAGTCTTGGGTGCTGTTGTTGTCAATCGCTGGTTTTCGGAACGGCGGGGTTTGGTTTTGGGAGTTCTCACAGCCAGCACAGCCACCGGACAACTAATATTTTTACCAATTTTAGCCTCTTTAATAGAGCGTTTTGGGTGGCGAGCTGCATCTGTTAGCCTAGCTGGGATTGCGCTTGTAATTACACCTGCGATCGCCTTATTCATGCGCGATCGCCCGGCGGAAATTGGTTTGCGGCCTTTTGGCGATCGCAGCAATACAGAGGAAGTCCTACCACCAAAAGTTAATTCTATTGCTTCCACTCTCCGCAAACTCTGGCAAGGTGCAAAATCACTCGACTTTTGGCTGTTATTTGGTAGTTTTTTTATCTGTGGTGCTAGCACCAATGGACTCATTGGCACCCATTTAATACCAGCTTGTATTGATCATGGTATCCCTGAAGTTAAAGCTGCGGGACTACTGGCGATTATGGGGATTTTTGACTTTTGCGGGACAACTATCTCCGGTTGGTGGTCTGATAAATATAATAATCGCTACTTACTTTGCTGGTACTACGGTTTACGTGGTCTATCTCTAATTTTCCTGCCATTTAGTTTTAACTTTTCATTCTACGGACTGTCAGTATTTGCAGTCTTCTACGGACTCGATTGGATTGCTACTGTTCCCCCAACTGTGCGTCTTGTCAGCAATATCTTTGGCAAAGAGAATGTCGGTGTGATGTTCGGTTGGATTGTAGCGGGACATCAACTCGGTGCAGCTACAGCCGCCTTTGGTGCTGGAATGCTCAGAACTTTATTAGGGAGCTATTTTCACGCTTTTATTTTGTCAGGGGTTCTCTGTTTAATAGCCGCAGTTCTAGTACTGCGAATTGGACAACATCCTACTAAAAATAATTCAGTGTTGCTGATGGAAAATATAAATTAG
- a CDS encoding SDR family NAD(P)-dependent oxidoreductase, with amino-acid sequence MANTALIVGAGSGLSASIARLLAKEGYQIALAARRIEKLTQLTSEIAAVSFAADASKPEEVNQLFIDVENKLSTPTVVVYNPSFRVRGPLIDLDPGEVAKTLEVSAYGGFLVAQAAAKRMLQQGSGAIFFTGASASIKGYPQSAPFAMGKFALRGLAQSIARELAPKNIHVAHFVIDGAIRSAERLDPADNPDSTLDPDAIAQTYLNILNQPRSAWTWEVELRPWVERF; translated from the coding sequence ATGGCAAATACAGCTTTGATAGTCGGTGCTGGTAGTGGGCTGAGTGCCTCGATCGCTCGTTTATTGGCTAAAGAAGGCTACCAAATAGCTTTAGCAGCTCGTCGCATTGAGAAACTTACACAGCTTACTAGTGAAATTGCAGCCGTCAGCTTTGCTGCTGATGCATCAAAACCAGAGGAAGTAAATCAGTTATTTATCGATGTCGAAAATAAACTGAGTACTCCTACAGTTGTTGTTTACAATCCTAGCTTTCGAGTTCGCGGGCCGCTGATTGATTTAGATCCTGGCGAAGTTGCCAAAACCCTAGAGGTATCTGCCTATGGTGGCTTTTTAGTAGCCCAAGCTGCCGCTAAAAGAATGTTACAGCAAGGGAGTGGTGCCATCTTCTTTACTGGAGCCTCAGCCAGCATTAAAGGTTACCCACAATCAGCACCCTTTGCAATGGGTAAATTTGCCCTGCGGGGTTTAGCTCAAAGCATCGCCAGAGAACTTGCACCTAAGAATATTCATGTAGCGCATTTTGTGATTGATGGTGCCATCCGTTCCGCAGAACGCTTAGATCCAGCAGACAATCCTGATAGCACCCTCGATCCAGATGCGATCGCGCAAACTTATCTCAACATTCTCAATCAACCCCGTAGCGCCTGGACTTGGGAAGTTGAACTACGCCCTTGGGTTGAGCGTTTTTAA
- a CDS encoding glutathione binding-like protein, translating into MIDLYYWTTPNGHKITIFLEEIGLPYNIIPVNIGAGDQFKPEFLQISPNNRIPAIVDHEPTNGGAPISVFESGAILLYLAEKTGKLIPQDVRQRVEVLQWLFWQMGGLGPMAGQNHHFSQYAPEKIDYAINRYVKETGRLYAVLDKRLADREFVAGDYSIADIAAYPWIVPYERQNQKLEDFPNLQRWFEAIKARPATIRAYEKAEAFKNQALDVEKSRELLFNQSSQTIQR; encoded by the coding sequence ATGATTGACCTTTATTACTGGACAACTCCTAACGGACATAAAATTACAATTTTCTTGGAAGAAATTGGACTACCTTATAACATTATTCCTGTAAATATTGGCGCAGGTGACCAATTTAAACCGGAGTTTTTACAAATTTCACCTAATAATCGGATTCCAGCAATTGTTGACCATGAACCTACAAATGGCGGCGCACCGATTTCTGTTTTTGAATCTGGTGCAATTCTGTTGTATTTAGCAGAAAAAACCGGAAAATTAATCCCCCAAGATGTGCGGCAACGAGTTGAAGTTCTGCAATGGTTATTCTGGCAAATGGGCGGTTTAGGGCCTATGGCTGGACAGAACCACCACTTCAGCCAATACGCACCAGAAAAGATTGACTATGCAATTAATCGCTATGTCAAAGAAACTGGACGTTTGTATGCAGTGCTTGATAAACGATTAGCTGATAGAGAATTTGTAGCAGGCGATTATTCCATAGCTGATATTGCAGCTTATCCTTGGATTGTGCCTTATGAACGCCAAAATCAAAAGTTAGAAGATTTTCCCAATTTACAGCGTTGGTTTGAGGCAATTAAGGCACGCCCAGCCACAATTCGCGCTTATGAAAAAGCAGAAGCATTTAAAAATCAAGCACTAGATGTTGAGAAGTCGCGGGAGTTGTTATTTAATCAATCGTCGCAAACAATTCAGCGCTAA
- a CDS encoding MinD/ParA family protein has translation MAKIISIHSFRGGTGKSNVTANLATVLARGGARVGIVDTDIQSPGIHVPFGLDETKIKYTLNDYLWGRCAIEAATYDVSSVFTTRKGWFTNNRGKIYLIPSSIKTGEISRILREGYDARLLNDGFRQLMQRLQLDYLFIDTHPGINEETLLSVIISDILLVILRPDKQDYQGTAVTIDVARKLEVPKMLLVMNKVLPSLNTPSLKQQVQDIYKVPVAGILPVCEEMFHLASSDIFSMRYPEHPWTKTITVIAQSLIENNQPTNNNIFTRNRK, from the coding sequence ATGGCAAAAATTATTTCTATTCACTCATTTCGTGGTGGTACAGGTAAATCTAACGTAACTGCAAACCTCGCAACTGTATTGGCGCGTGGGGGTGCGCGAGTAGGAATCGTAGACACAGATATTCAATCACCTGGGATTCACGTCCCCTTTGGTTTAGATGAAACTAAAATCAAATATACACTCAACGATTATTTATGGGGACGTTGTGCAATTGAAGCTGCTACTTATGATGTCAGTTCTGTATTTACAACACGCAAAGGTTGGTTTACCAATAATCGCGGCAAAATTTATCTAATTCCATCCAGCATTAAAACTGGAGAAATCTCTCGAATTCTGCGTGAAGGATATGATGCGCGTTTACTCAACGATGGATTTCGCCAACTCATGCAGCGTTTACAGTTAGATTATCTATTTATTGATACTCATCCTGGCATTAACGAAGAAACTCTACTTTCGGTGATTATTTCAGATATATTGCTAGTAATTTTACGTCCCGATAAACAAGACTATCAAGGAACAGCAGTAACCATTGATGTAGCACGTAAATTAGAAGTTCCTAAAATGCTATTAGTAATGAATAAAGTATTACCTAGCTTAAATACTCCATCTTTAAAACAACAAGTTCAAGATATTTATAAAGTTCCTGTCGCTGGGATTTTACCTGTGTGTGAGGAAATGTTTCATTTGGCTAGCAGTGATATTTTCTCTATGCGTTATCCAGAGCATCCTTGGACAAAAACTATCACTGTCATTGCTCAAAGTTTAATTGAAAATAATCAACCTACAAATAATAATATATTCACCCGAAATAGAAAATAG
- a CDS encoding DUF3365 domain-containing protein translates to MEFAKMLGRFKLASQFTLLLTLIFIAGIGLGGFALSKALEQKALGEMNARGQMAIQIVNSVRSYTSNDIAPLITQITDPQNEFIPETVPSIAAKRVFDNLKANWQYKDLIYKQATLNPTNLNDQADRFEAKLIERFESDRTLKSLSDLRSQAGEQLFYTAQPLVVNSSSCLKCHGSPEQAPKSHVERYGTQNGYGWKLNQIIGTQIIYIPASEVFGNARKALFLFISIFIGIFALVIVSINYLLKWRVIQPLKPMAQLAQTISRETVSATEVRDLERQGLTEIAQRTDELGQLGRVFQKMVREVCDREQQLSAQLQQLRVEIDNTKRINEVQEIAESDYFQKLQQTAKEIRNQYGNPEE, encoded by the coding sequence ATGGAATTTGCGAAAATGCTGGGACGTTTTAAACTTGCATCTCAATTTACGCTGCTACTCACGCTCATTTTTATTGCGGGAATTGGGCTGGGTGGATTTGCGTTATCTAAAGCACTGGAACAAAAAGCTTTAGGAGAGATGAACGCACGCGGACAGATGGCAATACAGATAGTCAACTCGGTCAGAAGTTACACTAGTAATGATATTGCGCCGCTAATTACTCAAATTACCGATCCGCAAAATGAATTTATCCCCGAAACTGTACCCAGCATCGCCGCTAAACGAGTCTTTGATAATCTCAAAGCCAATTGGCAGTATAAGGATTTGATTTACAAACAGGCGACGCTGAATCCTACGAATCTTAATGACCAAGCTGACCGCTTTGAGGCAAAATTAATTGAGCGGTTTGAGAGCGATCGCACTTTAAAAAGTCTGTCGGATTTACGCTCCCAAGCTGGAGAACAGTTATTTTACACGGCTCAACCATTGGTGGTTAACAGTTCTAGCTGTCTCAAGTGTCATGGTAGCCCAGAGCAAGCACCCAAAAGCCACGTCGAACGCTACGGTACTCAAAACGGTTACGGCTGGAAGCTAAATCAAATTATTGGTACTCAGATTATTTATATTCCAGCTAGCGAAGTCTTCGGTAACGCCCGCAAAGCACTTTTCCTGTTTATCAGCATATTCATTGGCATTTTTGCATTAGTCATAGTGTCCATTAACTACTTACTTAAGTGGAGAGTAATTCAACCTTTAAAACCAATGGCTCAACTTGCCCAAACAATTAGCCGCGAAACCGTTAGCGCCACTGAAGTCCGAGATTTAGAACGCCAAGGACTCACCGAAATTGCCCAACGTACCGACGAACTAGGGCAACTGGGAAGGGTATTTCAGAAGATGGTACGCGAAGTTTGCGATCGCGAACAACAATTATCCGCACAGTTACAGCAATTGCGTGTAGAAATCGATAACACTAAACGGATAAATGAAGTTCAGGAAATTGCTGAGAGCGATTATTTCCAAAAATTGCAACAAACAGCAAAAGAGATTCGCAATCAATATGGAAATCCCGAAGAATAA
- a CDS encoding CTB family bacteriocin, which produces MSNEIKNIAAIELSEDELDNVAGGVGEFVLSGGQNLGLFTGASFQQKNLTVAQQTIAGPGGAGTTTLVNAQEIISNSGQILTVGN; this is translated from the coding sequence ATGTCTAACGAAATCAAAAACATCGCTGCTATTGAACTTTCTGAAGATGAATTAGATAACGTTGCTGGTGGTGTTGGTGAATTTGTTCTCAGTGGTGGTCAAAATCTAGGACTATTTACTGGTGCTAGCTTCCAACAAAAAAATCTCACAGTTGCTCAACAAACAATCGCAGGCCCTGGCGGTGCTGGTACTACTACCTTAGTTAATGCTCAAGAAATTATCAGCAATTCTGGTCAAATACTAACTGTTGGTAATTAA
- a CDS encoding CTB family bacteriocin, giving the protein MSHEIKNIVAIELSEDELDNVAGGVGEFVLSGGQNLGLFTGASFQQKNLTVAQQTIAGPGGAGTTTLVNAQEIISNSGQILTVGN; this is encoded by the coding sequence ATGTCTCACGAAATCAAAAACATCGTTGCTATTGAACTTTCTGAAGATGAATTAGATAACGTTGCTGGTGGTGTTGGTGAATTTGTTCTCAGTGGTGGTCAAAATCTAGGACTATTTACTGGTGCTAGCTTCCAACAAAAAAATCTCACAGTTGCTCAACAAACAATCGCAGGCCCTGGCGGTGCTGGTACTACTACCTTAGTTAATGCTCAAGAAATTATCAGCAATTCTGGTCAAATACTCACTGTTGGTAATTAA
- a CDS encoding CTB family bacteriocin: MSHEIKNIAAIELSEDELDNVAGGVGEFVLSGGQNLGLFTGASFQQKNLTVAQQTIAGPGGAGTTTLVNAQEIISNSGQILTVGN; this comes from the coding sequence ATGTCTCACGAAATCAAAAACATCGCTGCTATTGAACTTTCTGAAGATGAATTAGATAACGTTGCTGGTGGTGTTGGTGAATTTGTTCTCAGTGGTGGTCAAAATCTAGGACTATTTACTGGTGCTAGCTTCCAACAAAAAAATCTCACAGTTGCTCAACAAACAATCGCAGGCCCTGGCGGTGCTGGTACTACTACCTTAGTTAATGCTCAAGAAATTATCAGCAATTCTGGTCAAATACTAACTGTTGGTAATTAA
- a CDS encoding CTB family bacteriocin: MSHEIKNIAAIELSEDELDNVAGGVGEFVLSGGQNLGLFTGASFQQKNLAVGQQTIAGPGGAGTTTLVNAQDIISNSGQGLFVGN; the protein is encoded by the coding sequence ATGTCTCACGAAATCAAAAACATCGCTGCTATTGAACTTTCTGAAGATGAATTAGATAACGTTGCTGGTGGTGTTGGTGAATTTGTTCTCAGTGGTGGTCAAAATCTAGGACTATTTACTGGTGCTAGCTTCCAACAAAAAAATCTCGCAGTTGGTCAACAAACAATTGCAGGCCCTGGCGGTGCTGGTACTACTACCTTAGTTAACGCTCAAGACATTATCAGCAATTCTGGTCAAGGGCTGTTCGTTGGTAACTAA
- the cobW gene encoding cobalamin biosynthesis protein CobW: protein MATKIPVTVITGFLGSGKTSLIRHLLQNNQGRRIAVLVNEFGELGIDGELLKSCQICPEDGDGGSNIFELTNGCLCCTVQEEFYPTMQELLKRRDSIDCIVIETSGLALPKPLIKAFRWQEIRTGATVDAVITVVDCAAVAAGTFASDPEAIAAQRQADDSLEHETPLQELFEDQLACADLVVLTKTDLVDADTKAKVEELVKQELPRVVKIVESDRSQLDPSILLGYQAAVEDNLDSRPSHHDTEEDHDHDDDITSTHVILDQAFDPEKLQKQLEQLTNQQEIYRIKGFVVVPNKPMRLVMQGVGNRFDKFYDRPWLPEEARQTRLVFIGRNLQAAEIESQLVAF from the coding sequence ATGGCTACAAAAATTCCTGTCACAGTAATCACAGGCTTCTTAGGTAGTGGCAAAACCAGCCTGATTCGCCACCTGCTACAAAATAACCAAGGACGCAGAATTGCGGTGTTAGTCAACGAATTTGGCGAACTGGGTATTGATGGCGAATTGTTGAAATCTTGCCAAATTTGTCCCGAAGATGGTGATGGCGGGAGTAATATCTTTGAATTGACGAACGGTTGCTTATGCTGCACCGTGCAGGAAGAGTTTTATCCGACGATGCAAGAGTTATTAAAGCGCCGGGATAGCATCGATTGTATCGTCATCGAAACTTCTGGTTTAGCTTTACCAAAACCGCTAATTAAGGCTTTTCGCTGGCAGGAAATTCGCACTGGTGCAACGGTGGATGCAGTGATTACCGTCGTCGATTGCGCGGCGGTAGCAGCGGGGACATTTGCCAGCGATCCGGAGGCGATCGCGGCCCAACGGCAGGCAGATGATAGTCTTGAACATGAGACTCCGTTGCAAGAACTGTTTGAAGACCAGCTAGCTTGTGCAGACTTGGTAGTTTTGACGAAAACTGACTTGGTGGATGCTGATACCAAAGCTAAGGTTGAGGAGTTAGTCAAACAAGAGTTACCCAGAGTAGTAAAGATAGTTGAAAGCGATCGCTCTCAACTCGACCCATCTATTTTACTGGGATACCAAGCTGCTGTTGAAGATAACCTAGATAGCCGTCCCAGCCATCACGACACTGAAGAAGACCACGATCACGATGATGATATTACCTCAACTCACGTGATTTTAGACCAGGCCTTTGACCCCGAAAAACTGCAAAAACAGCTAGAACAACTGACAAACCAACAAGAAATTTATCGCATTAAAGGTTTTGTGGTTGTGCCGAACAAACCCATGCGCTTAGTTATGCAAGGCGTAGGGAACCGATTTGATAAATTTTACGATCGCCCTTGGCTACCAGAAGAGGCTAGGCAAACCCGCTTAGTCTTTATCGGTCGTAATTTACAAGCTGCGGAGATCGAATCGCAACTTGTAGCATTTTGA
- a CDS encoding heme oxygenase (biliverdin-producing) produces the protein MSSNLASKLRVGTKKAHTMAENVGFVKCFLKGVVEKSSYRKLVGNFYFVYSAMEEEMEKHRDHPIVSKIYFTELNRKHTLEQDLSFYYGSNWREQVQLSSAGEAYVQRIREVSATAPELLIAHSYTRYLGDLSGGQILKGIAQTAMNLNDGQGTAFYEFADITDEKGFKAKYRQALDEMPIDEATADRIVDEANAAFGINMKMFNELEGNLIKAIGIMLYNTLTRKRTRGSTELATAE, from the coding sequence ATGAGTAGCAATTTAGCAAGCAAATTGCGTGTAGGCACTAAAAAAGCCCATACGATGGCAGAAAACGTAGGTTTTGTCAAGTGCTTTTTAAAAGGGGTGGTAGAAAAAAGCTCGTATCGCAAGCTAGTTGGTAACTTCTACTTCGTCTACTCAGCGATGGAAGAGGAGATGGAAAAACATCGCGACCACCCAATTGTTAGCAAAATTTATTTTACCGAACTCAACCGCAAGCATACCTTAGAACAAGACTTAAGTTTTTACTACGGTAGTAATTGGCGCGAGCAAGTACAACTATCTTCAGCAGGAGAAGCTTATGTACAGCGCATCCGCGAAGTATCTGCAACCGCACCAGAATTGTTAATTGCCCATTCTTACACACGTTACTTGGGCGATTTATCTGGCGGTCAAATTCTTAAAGGTATTGCCCAAACAGCCATGAACCTGAATGATGGCCAAGGTACCGCCTTCTACGAATTTGCAGACATTACTGATGAAAAGGGATTCAAAGCTAAATATCGTCAAGCTTTGGATGAGATGCCCATTGATGAAGCTACAGCCGATCGCATTGTGGATGAAGCTAACGCTGCTTTTGGCATAAACATGAAAATGTTCAATGAACTAGAAGGCAATTTAATCAAAGCCATCGGCATCATGTTGTACAACACCCTCACCCGTAAGCGTACACGTGGCAGCACCGAACTTGCTACCGCCGAGTAA